One genomic window of bacterium includes the following:
- a CDS encoding DUF4430 domain-containing protein: MENISCPKNFKKITLIVAFVIFAIAAIFFLTNRDKTLETINGASKSSLSTSQTSEVISEGKTFTFTNGIEGANAFVATQNVFEIKFEDYPGIGKFVTSINGIIANNNGYFWLLKINGEDAQSGAEDTILKANDKVEWVYTKID; this comes from the coding sequence ATGGAAAATATTTCATGTCCAAAAAACTTTAAAAAAATTACCCTGATTGTTGCATTTGTGATTTTCGCAATAGCTGCAATATTTTTTCTGACAAACAGAGATAAAACTTTAGAAACTATAAATGGAGCAAGCAAATCGAGTTTATCAACAAGCCAGACTTCTGAAGTTATTTCTGAAGGCAAAACCTTCACTTTCACTAATGGCATAGAGGGTGCAAATGCTTTCGTAGCAACACAAAATGTATTTGAAATAAAGTTTGAAGACTATCCGGGCATAGGAAAGTTTGTAACTTCAATCAATGGCATCATTGCAAATAATAACGGCTATTTTTGGTTGCTAAAAATAAATGGTGAAGATGCACAATCTGGAGCCGAAGATACAATTTTGAAAGCAAATGATAAAGTTGAATGGGTATATACCAAAATTGATTAA
- a CDS encoding class E sortase: MTMQTRDNLSQPVSNKVRIGKLSISRNLLKILISIIFFVGLYFLVSPFLPRIKYNLFDKGKVYLTYDTQIENLIKEQADKNSEKVVDNKKGIPEGRRLVIPSINVDLPILEGVDESTLSYGVWWRPGTGDPIKGSNMVLTGHRLGYGFLPQEIQEQSSFYNLDKVKIGDYIIVYWDGKEYDYQISTEETVLPTEARIENPTDEPQLTLYTCTPVGINSHRLVKYAKPINMHENSTTVSSSKSTTSSASSI, encoded by the coding sequence ATGACCATGCAAACTAGAGATAATTTAAGTCAACCAGTATCAAACAAAGTGAGGATAGGTAAACTCTCAATTTCAAGAAATTTATTGAAGATACTGATATCAATAATTTTTTTTGTAGGACTGTATTTTTTAGTTTCTCCTTTTTTGCCAAGAATCAAATATAATTTGTTTGACAAGGGAAAGGTTTACTTAACATACGATACTCAGATCGAAAACTTGATCAAAGAGCAAGCGGACAAAAATAGTGAGAAAGTTGTTGATAATAAAAAAGGCATACCAGAAGGAAGAAGATTGGTTATTCCTAGTATCAATGTCGATTTGCCTATACTCGAGGGTGTAGATGAAAGTACTTTGTCATATGGTGTTTGGTGGCGACCGGGAACTGGTGATCCAATCAAAGGCTCAAATATGGTTTTGACTGGTCATAGGCTTGGCTATGGTTTTTTGCCACAAGAAATTCAAGAACAATCATCTTTTTATAATTTAGATAAAGTGAAAATAGGTGACTATATCATAGTATATTGGGATGGTAAGGAGTATGATTATCAAATCAGCACAGAGGAGACTGTGTTGCCTACTGAAGCTAGAATCGAAAATCCAACTGATGAACCTCAACTTACACTGTATACATGTACGCCGGTTGGCATAAATAGTCACAGGCTTGTGAAGTATGCAAAGCCGATAAATATGCATGAAAACTCAACGACTGTAAGTTCAAGTAAATCAACGACAAGTAGTGCAAGTAGCATTTAA